In one Halorubrum sp. CBA1229 genomic region, the following are encoded:
- a CDS encoding aldo/keto reductase, which produces MQHRELGNSGVEVSEIGFGAWVVGTDWWGDRSDEQAVEMVETALDAGVTYVDTGDVYGHGDSEEIIGRAIDGRRDEVTLATKIGYDFYNNPQAGHGELPKELDREYLETAFERSLDRLDTDHVDLLQLHNANVDEVTPEVRDLLAEWKADGRVRALGWALGPSIGWLAEGDAAVEYEEFDAVQTVFNCFEQEPGRHFVDTIRETGSDTSVIARVPHSSGLLNEQVTPDTVLEDGDHRSHRPTEWYETGWEKVEAIRFLEEPDHAEGTRTMAQAAIRWLLAHDEVASVTPTFRDADDIAEWSAAGVPPLSETEYERVDELYARNFDIDRDDGMDVLRTSVDGEDIEAAGLDKRAASY; this is translated from the coding sequence ATGCAGCACCGCGAACTCGGGAACTCCGGCGTCGAGGTCTCTGAGATCGGCTTCGGCGCGTGGGTCGTCGGCACCGACTGGTGGGGCGACCGCTCGGACGAACAGGCGGTCGAGATGGTCGAGACGGCGCTCGACGCCGGCGTCACCTACGTCGACACCGGCGACGTGTACGGCCACGGCGACAGCGAGGAGATCATCGGCCGCGCGATCGACGGCCGCCGCGACGAGGTGACGCTCGCGACGAAGATCGGGTACGACTTTTATAATAATCCGCAGGCGGGCCACGGCGAGCTCCCGAAGGAGCTCGACCGCGAGTACCTCGAGACCGCGTTCGAGCGCTCGCTCGACCGGCTCGACACCGACCACGTCGACCTGCTCCAGCTCCACAACGCGAACGTCGACGAGGTCACCCCCGAGGTGCGCGACCTCCTCGCCGAGTGGAAGGCGGACGGCCGCGTCCGCGCGCTCGGCTGGGCGCTCGGCCCCTCGATCGGCTGGCTCGCCGAGGGCGACGCCGCCGTCGAGTACGAGGAGTTCGACGCGGTCCAGACCGTCTTCAACTGCTTCGAGCAGGAGCCCGGCCGCCATTTCGTCGACACGATCCGCGAGACCGGCTCGGACACCTCGGTCATCGCCCGCGTCCCGCACTCCTCCGGCCTGCTCAACGAGCAGGTGACGCCCGACACGGTGCTCGAGGACGGCGACCACCGCTCGCACCGCCCGACGGAGTGGTACGAGACCGGCTGGGAGAAGGTGGAGGCGATCCGCTTCCTCGAGGAGCCCGATCACGCCGAGGGGACCCGGACGATGGCGCAGGCGGCGATCCGCTGGCTGCTCGCGCACGACGAGGTCGCCTCGGTGACCCCCACCTTCCGCGACGCCGACGACATCGCGGAGTGGAGCGCGGCGGGCGTGCCGCCGCTCTCCGAGACCGAGTACGAGCGCGTCGACGAGCTGTACGCGCGGAACTTCGACATCGACCGCGACGACGGGATGGACGTCCTCCGGACCTCCGTCGACGGCGAGGACATCGAGGCCGCCGGCCTCGACAAGCGCGCCGCGTCGTACTGA
- a CDS encoding acyltransferase has protein sequence MTKRHVSLPDGAEAGVRGFIDEVDERLSSDEDTCNVVRDVLIDLHGDRERWEAWQDGESVSRAERVRLQGYDPCNATLESEYYAEKDEERFQRSKHLQWLWRQFDATPMADNVEFALRFRQMLGNHLFAECGDDCRFFKGISVTYGHNIEVGDNVVIHDDVHLDDRGKLTIGDRASISDGVHLYSHDHDLVDQTEVRNFHTVVEDDARVTYDAMVRAGCRVGENSVVGARSVVQGDVPAHHVVVGSPARSVRVKPGWEEVADELEDGRLPDRQDEREIEYELPDDLDQFDEFQRDLTPPK, from the coding sequence ATGACAAAGCGACACGTGTCCCTGCCCGACGGCGCGGAGGCCGGGGTCCGAGGGTTTATCGACGAGGTGGACGAGCGCCTCTCCTCGGACGAGGACACCTGTAACGTGGTTCGGGACGTGCTGATCGACCTCCACGGGGACCGCGAGCGGTGGGAGGCGTGGCAGGACGGGGAGTCGGTGTCGCGGGCCGAGCGCGTCCGCCTCCAGGGATACGACCCGTGTAACGCGACGCTGGAATCGGAGTACTACGCCGAGAAGGACGAAGAGCGGTTCCAGCGGTCGAAACACCTCCAGTGGCTCTGGCGCCAGTTCGACGCCACGCCGATGGCCGACAACGTCGAGTTCGCCCTCCGGTTCCGGCAGATGCTCGGGAACCACCTGTTCGCCGAGTGCGGGGACGACTGCCGCTTCTTCAAAGGGATCTCCGTCACCTACGGCCACAACATCGAGGTCGGCGACAACGTCGTGATACACGACGACGTCCACCTCGACGACCGCGGGAAGCTGACGATCGGCGACCGCGCGTCCATCTCCGACGGCGTCCACCTCTACAGCCACGACCACGACCTCGTCGACCAGACTGAGGTCCGCAACTTCCACACGGTCGTCGAGGACGACGCCCGCGTCACCTACGACGCGATGGTGCGCGCCGGTTGCCGGGTCGGCGAGAACAGCGTCGTCGGCGCCCGCTCGGTCGTGCAGGGCGACGTCCCGGCCCACCACGTGGTGGTCGGCTCCCCCGCCCGGAGCGTCCGCGTGAAGCCGGGGTGGGAGGAGGTCGCCGACGAGCTGGAGGACGGCCGGCTCCCGGACCGGCAGGACGAGCGCGAGATCGAGTACGAGCTCCCGGACGACCTCGACCAGTTCGACGAGTTCCAGCGCGACCTCACGCCGCCGAAATAA
- a CDS encoding DJ-1/PfpI family protein codes for MTGKQILMIVGDFGEDYEIMVPFQALQAVGHEVHAVCPEREEGDSVKTAIHDFRGDQTYLETRGHDFALTHGFDAVDPADYDALVVPGGRAPEYLRGYDEVLDAVRHFFEADKPVASICHGPQILAAAGVLDGYEMTAYPAVRPEVEAAGCSWVDGVTTDGNLVTGQAWPDHPEWIAQFLDLLGTEIDHDAPAATAD; via the coding sequence ATGACAGGAAAACAGATATTGATGATCGTCGGCGACTTCGGGGAGGACTACGAGATCATGGTGCCCTTCCAGGCCCTACAGGCGGTCGGCCACGAGGTCCACGCCGTCTGCCCGGAGCGGGAGGAGGGCGACAGCGTCAAGACCGCGATACACGACTTCCGCGGCGACCAGACCTACCTCGAGACCCGCGGCCACGACTTCGCGCTCACGCACGGGTTCGACGCGGTCGACCCGGCCGACTACGACGCGCTGGTCGTCCCCGGCGGGCGCGCGCCCGAGTACCTCCGCGGGTACGACGAGGTGCTCGACGCGGTGCGCCACTTCTTCGAGGCCGACAAGCCCGTCGCGTCGATCTGCCACGGCCCGCAGATCCTCGCGGCCGCGGGCGTGCTCGACGGCTACGAGATGACCGCCTACCCCGCGGTCAGGCCCGAGGTCGAGGCCGCCGGCTGCTCGTGGGTCGACGGCGTGACGACCGACGGGAACCTCGTCACCGGGCAGGCGTGGCCCGACCACCCCGAGTGGATCGCGCAGTTCCTCGACCTGCTCGGCACCGAAATCGACCACGACGCGCCCGCCGCGACGGCGGACTGA
- a CDS encoding ABC transporter substrate-binding protein: protein MSDLNVSHEYFTWRLVQDVAEENGYFEDEGVDADLSYFAPGTQDFEGENAFDADWWDDMDEDGGTHGVCEWNAVQEVSETDRDIVGSYSEWDRVVFVDADDDAETIDDLRGRSVGINKYATSFYSMREMLENEGFEDDEIVLEHVGEAEDRFDAVKEGEVDSIAVLEPFVTLGRYDEELKEVFDGPCRAAITTREQPEPEKLEGFLAALNRAVADINDDLAGYTDRYVELLEDEAADKPAFDDVNFERLREEFELREFLPVRAPDEKRIDATTDWMRDKGFVPDDADIGTAEELDNEGVLPDDEAESEEDEPEATAD, encoded by the coding sequence ATGTCAGATCTGAATGTCTCCCACGAATACTTCACGTGGAGACTCGTGCAGGACGTCGCGGAGGAGAACGGGTACTTCGAGGACGAGGGCGTCGACGCCGACCTCTCGTACTTCGCGCCGGGAACGCAGGACTTCGAGGGCGAGAACGCCTTCGACGCCGACTGGTGGGACGACATGGACGAGGACGGCGGCACCCACGGCGTCTGCGAGTGGAACGCGGTCCAGGAGGTCTCCGAGACCGACCGCGACATCGTCGGCTCCTACAGCGAGTGGGACCGCGTCGTCTTCGTCGACGCCGACGACGACGCCGAGACGATCGACGACCTGCGCGGCCGCTCCGTCGGGATCAACAAGTACGCCACCTCCTTCTACTCGATGCGCGAGATGCTCGAGAACGAGGGGTTCGAGGACGACGAGATCGTCTTAGAGCACGTCGGCGAGGCCGAGGACCGCTTCGACGCGGTGAAAGAGGGCGAGGTCGACTCCATCGCAGTGTTGGAGCCGTTCGTCACGCTCGGCCGCTACGACGAGGAGCTGAAAGAGGTGTTCGACGGCCCGTGCCGCGCCGCCATCACCACGCGCGAGCAGCCCGAGCCGGAGAAGCTGGAGGGGTTCCTCGCGGCGCTGAACCGCGCGGTCGCCGACATCAACGACGACCTCGCGGGGTACACCGACCGCTACGTCGAGCTGCTGGAGGACGAGGCCGCCGACAAGCCCGCATTCGACGACGTGAACTTCGAGCGGCTCCGCGAGGAGTTCGAGCTCCGCGAGTTCCTCCCCGTGCGCGCCCCCGACGAGAAGCGGATCGACGCGACTACGGACTGGATGCGCGACAAGGGGTTCGTCCCGGACGACGCCGACATCGGGACCGCCGAGGAGCTCGATAACGAGGGCGTGCTCCCGGACGACGAGGCCGAGTCCGAGGAGGACGAGCCCGAGGCGACGGCGGACTGA
- a CDS encoding ABC transporter ATP-binding protein yields the protein MSLESRPATADDDGEESDVRSDTRSDSASAVGADAVGTDRHAADAAPIVASDLTKRYDDTLVFDGLDLSVDPGEVCCLLGPSGCGKTTLLHLLAGLEESTDGRVEIDGEAVTGPDYRWGVVFQDPLLYPWLSVRENVEIGPRLRGEEPDPDRIDDLLDLVGLDGFADADTADLSGGMAQRASLARTLANEPEVLLLDEPFSALDQLTKMELQDELLRIVDELGVTAVFVTHDIDEAVYLGDRVAVMGPVPAGIEHVESIGSETRSRDDEAFLAERAAVFERLEAVGLE from the coding sequence ATGTCCCTCGAGTCCCGCCCGGCGACGGCCGACGACGACGGTGAGGAGTCCGACGTCCGGTCCGACACCCGGTCCGACTCCGCGTCCGCGGTCGGCGCCGACGCCGTCGGCACCGACCGTCACGCCGCCGACGCGGCGCCGATCGTCGCCAGCGACCTCACGAAGCGGTACGACGACACCCTCGTCTTCGACGGGCTCGACCTGTCGGTCGACCCCGGCGAGGTCTGCTGTCTCCTCGGCCCGTCCGGCTGCGGGAAGACGACCCTGCTCCACCTGCTCGCGGGACTCGAGGAGTCGACCGACGGCCGCGTCGAGATCGACGGCGAGGCGGTGACGGGCCCGGACTACCGGTGGGGCGTCGTCTTTCAGGACCCCCTGCTGTACCCGTGGCTCTCCGTGCGCGAGAACGTCGAGATCGGGCCGCGGCTCCGGGGCGAGGAGCCCGATCCCGACCGCATCGACGACCTGCTCGACCTGGTCGGGCTCGACGGGTTCGCCGACGCCGACACCGCGGACCTGTCGGGCGGGATGGCGCAGCGCGCGTCGCTCGCGCGGACGCTGGCGAACGAGCCCGAGGTGCTCCTCCTCGACGAGCCGTTCTCCGCGCTCGACCAGCTGACGAAGATGGAGCTGCAAGACGAGCTGTTGCGGATCGTCGACGAGCTCGGCGTCACCGCCGTGTTCGTCACGCACGACATCGACGAGGCGGTGTACCTCGGCGACCGCGTCGCGGTCATGGGACCGGTCCCCGCGGGCATCGAACACGTCGAGTCGATCGGCAGCGAGACGCGTTCGCGGGACGACGAGGCGTTCCTCGCGGAGCGGGCGGCGGTCTTCGAACGCCTGGAGGCGGTGGGACTCGAATGA
- a CDS encoding ABC transporter substrate-binding protein has translation MTHDHTNHDDDVDPDVAASARELVGGAGWRNPSEKARTSGLSRREFMKESGLASLAAAGVGATAGCLGGGGDGGDGPPTAEIGYLPITDAAPLLTGYANDHFADHGVDAAEPTLFRGWSDLAEAFLSGAVNVAHFLMPMTVWMRYGDELDANVRVVAWDHTDGSALTVQQDVDEWSDLGGGTVAVPFWYSIHNVILQMGLREHGLTPRTDSSADEVADDEVNLVVTPPPDMPAALENGSIEGYIVAEPFNAIGELDAGGKILRFTGDVWREHACCVVVMREELVESRPEWTTDVMSGLVDAQQYLRENRSEAAQLLSSEGSGLLPQGPAPIDRALTHYDDHEPYIESGAIQNADWDIDRIGFYPYPYPSYTEELVRRMRETRVEGEDTFLDELDPAEVADDLVAYDPVRTALEEAGGPPAFDVSEDNGYERQETIRF, from the coding sequence ATGACGCACGATCACACGAACCACGACGACGACGTCGACCCCGACGTCGCCGCGAGCGCGCGAGAGCTCGTCGGCGGCGCCGGCTGGCGGAACCCCTCCGAGAAGGCCCGCACGAGCGGGCTCTCGCGGCGCGAGTTCATGAAGGAGTCGGGACTGGCCTCGCTCGCAGCGGCCGGCGTCGGCGCGACGGCCGGCTGCCTCGGCGGTGGCGGCGACGGCGGCGACGGCCCGCCGACCGCGGAGATCGGTTACCTCCCGATCACGGACGCGGCGCCCCTGCTGACGGGGTACGCCAACGACCACTTCGCCGACCACGGCGTCGACGCCGCGGAGCCGACCCTGTTCCGCGGCTGGTCGGATCTCGCGGAGGCGTTCCTCTCCGGCGCGGTCAACGTCGCGCACTTCCTGATGCCGATGACGGTGTGGATGCGCTACGGCGACGAGCTGGACGCGAACGTGCGGGTCGTCGCGTGGGACCACACGGACGGCTCCGCGCTGACGGTCCAGCAGGACGTCGACGAGTGGTCGGACCTGGGCGGCGGTACCGTCGCGGTCCCGTTCTGGTACTCGATCCACAACGTCATCCTCCAGATGGGGCTCCGCGAGCACGGGCTCACGCCCCGGACGGACTCCTCCGCCGACGAGGTGGCGGACGACGAGGTCAACCTCGTCGTGACGCCCCCGCCGGACATGCCCGCGGCGCTGGAGAACGGCTCCATCGAGGGGTACATCGTCGCCGAGCCGTTCAACGCGATCGGCGAGCTCGACGCCGGCGGGAAGATCCTGCGGTTCACCGGCGACGTCTGGCGCGAGCACGCCTGCTGCGTCGTCGTGATGCGCGAGGAGTTAGTGGAGTCGCGGCCCGAGTGGACGACCGACGTGATGAGCGGGCTCGTCGACGCCCAGCAGTACCTCCGCGAGAATCGGTCGGAGGCAGCGCAGCTGCTCTCCTCCGAGGGGAGCGGCCTGCTCCCGCAGGGGCCGGCGCCGATCGACCGCGCGCTCACCCACTACGACGACCACGAGCCGTACATAGAGTCGGGCGCGATCCAGAACGCCGACTGGGACATCGACCGGATCGGCTTCTACCCGTACCCGTACCCGTCGTACACGGAGGAGCTGGTGCGTCGCATGCGCGAGACGCGCGTGGAGGGCGAGGACACCTTCCTCGACGAGCTCGACCCCGCCGAGGTCGCCGACGACCTCGTCGCGTACGACCCCGTTCGCACAGCGCTGGAAGAGGCCGGCGGCCCGCCGGCGTTCGACGTTTCGGAGGACAATGGCTACGAGAGACAGGAGACGATACGGTTCTGA
- a CDS encoding ABC transporter permease translates to MATRDRRRYGSELIGERGRLLPAVGLLGGLAVWWAVTALGSGIITNFAPAATFAVLAELVVSPAFYDHVFVSVYRFGIALGLCLTVGLPIGIVVGYFKAAERATTVLFQFMRMISPLAWFPIAIIVFGVGTQSAVFVMFMAGLWPIVLNTAHGIATIDDDWLTVGESLGGDTRALLRRVVVPAVVPDMLTGIRLSIGILWIILVPAEMLGVNTGLGYLILDARDRFSYAEIPAIMLVIGFIGFWLDFSVRRLHARWNWG, encoded by the coding sequence ATGGCTACGAGAGACAGGAGACGATACGGTTCTGAGCTGATCGGGGAGCGCGGCCGCCTGCTGCCGGCGGTCGGGCTCCTCGGCGGGCTCGCCGTCTGGTGGGCGGTGACGGCGCTCGGCAGCGGCATCATCACGAACTTCGCGCCGGCGGCGACGTTCGCGGTCCTCGCGGAGCTCGTCGTCTCGCCGGCGTTCTACGACCACGTGTTCGTCAGCGTCTACCGGTTCGGGATCGCGCTCGGCCTCTGCCTGACGGTCGGGCTCCCGATCGGGATCGTGGTCGGCTACTTCAAGGCGGCCGAGCGCGCGACGACCGTCCTGTTCCAGTTCATGCGGATGATCTCGCCGCTGGCGTGGTTCCCGATCGCCATCATCGTCTTCGGCGTCGGGACGCAGTCGGCGGTGTTCGTGATGTTCATGGCCGGCCTCTGGCCGATCGTGTTGAACACCGCCCACGGGATCGCGACCATCGACGACGACTGGCTCACGGTCGGCGAGTCGCTCGGCGGCGACACGCGCGCGCTGCTCCGCCGGGTCGTCGTCCCCGCGGTGGTCCCGGACATGCTCACGGGGATCCGCCTCTCGATCGGCATCCTCTGGATCATCCTCGTCCCCGCGGAGATGCTCGGGGTCAACACCGGGCTGGGCTACCTCATCCTCGACGCCCGCGACCGGTTCTCCTACGCGGAGATCCCCGCGATCATGCTGGTGATCGGCTTCATCGGCTTCTGGCTCGACTTCTCCGTCCGCCGGCTCCACGCCCGGTGGAACTGGGGGTAA
- a CDS encoding DoxX family membrane protein has translation MTDDDTDDAKAAETTADAETGTDRDAPSRLGRVLLGVGLAAQASEDFREMDETIEYAESAGVPAPDLAAPFASGMMLVSGVGIALWRAPRITTGAAVTFLTVVTATMHDFWNADEDDRSGERLAFFGNLAMLGGALVFLREAFE, from the coding sequence ATGACCGACGACGATACCGACGACGCGAAGGCGGCCGAGACGACGGCCGACGCCGAGACGGGAACCGACCGCGACGCCCCCTCCCGGCTCGGCCGCGTCCTGCTCGGGGTCGGCCTGGCGGCGCAGGCCTCGGAGGACTTCCGCGAGATGGACGAGACGATCGAGTACGCGGAGTCGGCCGGCGTCCCCGCCCCCGATCTCGCGGCCCCGTTCGCGTCGGGGATGATGCTCGTCTCGGGGGTCGGGATCGCGCTGTGGCGAGCCCCCCGGATCACGACGGGCGCGGCCGTGACGTTCCTCACGGTCGTGACCGCGACGATGCACGACTTCTGGAACGCCGACGAGGACGACAGGAGCGGCGAGCGGCTGGCCTTCTTCGGCAACCTCGCGATGCTGGGCGGGGCCCTGGTGTTCCTGCGGGAGGCGTTCGAGTAG
- a CDS encoding hemolysin family protein: protein MIPLATAMTPGEIGLRVAAGVALILINAYFVAVEFALTRLRQYPESEIDTPGLRRAWEMTDDLEFYLTTCQVWISGTSIALGIVAEPGLAALFAPLFENTALASAGAGSLLGFFIINMVHLTHGEQTPTYLGVERSKQVAEYGARPLYWFAWLISPLIKFGDWVAKATLGLFGVEMTGSWTETESEVLETRAELRNRLGSMMEEVELPEERREEVLNALAVDELGVADLMTPADEVVSLSTEASIEENLDRIRDTPHTRFPLVGDGPNDFEGIVYAPSIVSRFEELRSGETTFEEIAAPPVTVSPETNISDAYDQFQAESQELALVIEDGEIVGLLTATDALEAVMGQLEDPLDAGDL from the coding sequence ATGATCCCGCTCGCGACAGCGATGACTCCCGGCGAGATCGGCCTTCGCGTGGCGGCCGGCGTCGCCCTCATCCTGATCAACGCGTACTTCGTGGCGGTCGAGTTCGCCCTCACGCGGCTCCGGCAGTATCCGGAGTCCGAGATCGACACCCCCGGACTGCGGCGCGCGTGGGAGATGACGGACGACCTGGAGTTCTACCTCACCACCTGTCAGGTGTGGATCTCCGGGACGAGTATCGCCCTCGGTATCGTCGCCGAGCCCGGGCTCGCGGCGCTGTTCGCGCCCCTGTTCGAGAACACGGCGCTCGCGTCCGCCGGCGCCGGGTCGCTGCTGGGCTTTTTCATCATCAACATGGTGCACCTGACGCACGGCGAGCAGACCCCGACGTACCTCGGCGTCGAGCGCTCGAAGCAGGTCGCCGAGTACGGCGCGCGACCGCTGTACTGGTTCGCGTGGCTCATCTCGCCGCTGATCAAGTTCGGCGACTGGGTCGCGAAGGCCACCCTCGGGCTGTTCGGCGTCGAGATGACCGGGTCGTGGACCGAGACCGAAAGCGAGGTGTTGGAGACGCGCGCGGAGCTCCGCAACCGCCTCGGGTCGATGATGGAGGAGGTCGAGCTCCCCGAGGAGCGCCGCGAGGAGGTCCTCAACGCGCTCGCCGTCGACGAGCTCGGCGTGGCGGACCTGATGACGCCGGCCGACGAGGTCGTCTCGCTGTCGACCGAGGCGTCGATCGAGGAGAACCTCGACCGGATTCGCGACACGCCGCACACACGGTTCCCGCTCGTGGGGGACGGTCCGAACGACTTCGAGGGGATCGTGTACGCGCCCTCGATCGTGAGCCGCTTCGAGGAGCTCCGGTCGGGGGAGACGACGTTCGAGGAGATCGCCGCCCCGCCGGTGACGGTCTCGCCGGAGACGAACATCAGCGACGCCTACGACCAGTTTCAGGCCGAGTCTCAAGAGCTCGCGCTCGTCATCGAGGACGGCGAGATCGTCGGGCTCCTCACCGCGACCGACGCGCTGGAGGCGGTGATGGGACAGCTCGAGGACCCGCTCGACGCGGGCGATCTGTAG
- the hisS gene encoding histidine--tRNA ligase, translated as MYDGLKGFRDFYPGEQSARREVTDAIEDAASRYGFREIATPALERTEMYVDKSGEEIVEELYAFEDKGGRGVAMTPELTPTVARMVVAKGQELSKPIKWVSTRPFWRYEQVQQGRFREFYQTNIDVFGSSAPEADAEVLAVAADALTDLGLTGDDFEFRVSHRDILGGLVRALADDPDAVDAEAAIRAVDKRAKVDDGEYLGLLSDAGLDRATAREFDDLISDVDSPADLDAVADAGGEEVESAVENLRNVLAAADDFGAGEFCEVSLTTARGLDYYTGVVFECFDSTGEVSRSVFGGGRYDDLIESFGGQPTPAVGVAPGHATLKLLCQRAGVWPDEELSTDYYVLSVGDTRGEAAALARDLRALDDGVVVESDVSGRSFGAQLGYADSINAETVVVVGERDLENGEYTVKDMASGDETTVPVEEFPPEEGSGLPTYEDYE; from the coding sequence ATGTACGACGGTCTCAAGGGATTCCGCGACTTCTACCCCGGCGAGCAGTCCGCCCGCCGCGAGGTGACCGACGCGATCGAGGACGCCGCGAGCCGGTACGGCTTCCGCGAGATCGCCACCCCCGCCTTGGAGCGGACGGAGATGTACGTCGACAAGTCCGGCGAGGAGATCGTCGAGGAGCTGTACGCCTTCGAGGACAAGGGCGGCCGCGGCGTCGCCATGACCCCCGAGCTCACGCCCACCGTCGCCCGGATGGTCGTCGCGAAGGGCCAGGAGCTGTCGAAGCCGATCAAGTGGGTCTCCACCCGCCCGTTCTGGCGCTACGAGCAGGTCCAGCAGGGCCGCTTCCGCGAGTTCTACCAGACGAACATCGACGTGTTCGGCTCGTCGGCGCCCGAGGCCGACGCCGAGGTGCTGGCGGTCGCCGCCGACGCGCTCACCGACCTCGGGCTGACCGGCGACGACTTCGAGTTCCGCGTCTCGCACCGCGACATCCTCGGCGGGCTCGTCCGGGCGCTCGCCGACGACCCCGACGCGGTCGACGCCGAGGCCGCGATCCGCGCGGTCGACAAGCGCGCGAAGGTCGACGACGGCGAGTACCTCGGGCTCCTCTCCGACGCCGGGCTCGACCGCGCGACCGCCCGCGAGTTCGACGATCTCATCTCGGACGTCGACAGCCCCGCGGACCTCGACGCGGTCGCCGACGCCGGCGGCGAGGAGGTCGAGTCGGCGGTCGAGAACCTGCGGAACGTGCTCGCCGCGGCCGACGACTTCGGCGCGGGCGAGTTCTGCGAGGTCTCGCTGACGACCGCCCGCGGGCTCGACTACTACACCGGCGTCGTCTTCGAGTGCTTCGACTCCACCGGCGAGGTGTCCCGCTCCGTCTTCGGCGGCGGGCGCTACGACGACCTGATCGAGAGCTTCGGCGGCCAACCCACCCCCGCGGTCGGCGTCGCCCCCGGCCACGCCACCCTCAAGCTCCTCTGTCAGCGCGCCGGCGTCTGGCCCGACGAGGAGCTTTCGACCGACTACTACGTGCTCAGCGTGGGCGACACGCGCGGCGAGGCGGCCGCGCTCGCCCGCGACCTCCGCGCGCTCGACGACGGCGTCGTCGTCGAGAGCGACGTCTCCGGTCGCTCGTTCGGCGCCCAACTCGGCTACGCCGACTCGATCAACGCGGAGACGGTCGTGGTCGTCGGCGAGCGCGACCTCGAGAACGGCGAGTACACGGTGAAGGACATGGCGAGCGGCGACGAGACGACCGTGCCGGTCGAGGAGTTCCCGCCCGAGGAGGGGTCGGGGCTCCCGACGTACGAGGACTACGAGTAG
- a CDS encoding GTPase: MIFEGLPTTPRSEELVDKAFSRAARAGRAKRGHEAQESMLRTAGNVLSDNLENVVVSWPDFGFDVDPFYYELADAIVDVDRLRQALSQVMWASRQIEDLRDEYTTKIRNSDVDTARKHRKQAFARMADVMDQIEDDLRYIGDSRDQLKVLPDIRPDEPAIVIAGYPNVGKSSFVNRVTRASNEIAEYPFTTRGVQIGHFERDHVRYQIVDTPGLLDRPEEDRNDIERQAVSALEHLADVVVFVLDPSGDCGYPLDVQLELREEVRELFGDAIPFLTVANKHDRFEAVRAESVDATMSVTEDENVEDVLDMAVEAAAFEPDLPTRDGEE, encoded by the coding sequence ATGATATTTGAGGGCCTCCCGACGACTCCCCGATCGGAGGAACTCGTCGACAAGGCGTTCTCGCGGGCGGCCCGCGCGGGACGCGCGAAGCGCGGCCACGAGGCGCAGGAGTCGATGCTGCGGACCGCGGGCAACGTGCTCTCGGACAACTTAGAGAACGTCGTCGTCTCGTGGCCGGACTTCGGCTTCGACGTCGATCCGTTCTACTACGAGCTCGCCGACGCCATCGTCGACGTCGACCGCCTCCGGCAGGCGCTCTCGCAGGTGATGTGGGCCAGCCGGCAGATCGAGGACCTGCGCGACGAGTACACGACGAAGATCCGCAACTCGGACGTCGACACCGCGCGCAAACACCGGAAGCAGGCGTTCGCGCGCATGGCCGACGTGATGGACCAGATCGAAGACGACCTGCGCTACATCGGCGACTCCCGCGACCAGCTGAAGGTGCTCCCGGACATCCGGCCCGACGAGCCGGCCATCGTGATCGCCGGCTACCCGAACGTCGGGAAGTCGTCGTTCGTCAACCGGGTCACCCGCGCCTCCAACGAGATCGCGGAGTACCCGTTCACGACCCGCGGCGTCCAGATCGGCCACTTCGAGCGGGACCACGTCCGGTACCAGATCGTCGACACCCCCGGGCTGCTCGATCGCCCCGAGGAGGACCGAAACGACATCGAGCGGCAGGCGGTCAGCGCCCTCGAACACCTCGCGGACGTCGTCGTCTTCGTGCTCGACCCCTCCGGCGACTGCGGCTACCCGCTCGACGTCCAGTTGGAGCTGCGCGAGGAGGTCCGCGAGCTGTTCGGCGACGCGATTCCGTTCCTCACCGTGGCGAACAAACACGACCGCTTCGAGGCGGTGCGGGCGGAGTCGGTCGACGCGACGATGAGCGTCACCGAGGACGAGAACGTCGAGGACGTGCTCGACATGGCGGTCGAGGCGGCCGCGTTCGAGCCGGACTTGCCGACGCGCGACGGCGAGGAGTAG